From the Motacilla alba alba isolate MOTALB_02 chromosome Z, Motacilla_alba_V1.0_pri, whole genome shotgun sequence genome, one window contains:
- the NMRK1 gene encoding nicotinamide riboside kinase 1 isoform X2, which yields MKVLVIGLGGVTNGGKTTLAEKLKNMLPNCDIISQDDFFKPESEVETDERGFKLYDVLDALYMDEMVTSIRNWMKSPASSGVVTEEPENARDNLKNVYILIVEGFLLYNYEPLNELWNRRYFLTLPYEECKRRRSTRVYQPADTPGYFDGHVWPMYLKYKNELEENANMQVDYLDGTKSQEELLSYVYSDIIQELNKLREENQQVTS from the exons ATGAAAGTATTGGTTATTGGCCTTGGGGG TGTAACAAATGGAGGGAAAACAACGCTAGCAGAAAAACTTAAGAATATGCTTCCCAACTGTGATATAATCTCTCAAGATGACTTCTTTAAG cCAGAGTCTGAAGTAGAAACAGATGAACGTGGATTTAAGCTATATGATG TACTTGATGCCCTCTATATGGATGAAATGGTGACAAGTATTCGCAATTGGATGAAAAGCCCAGCAAGCTCAGGTGTTGTGACAGAAGAGCCAGAGAATGCACGTGAcaatctgaaaaatgtttatattttgatTGTTGAAGGCTTTCTCCTTTACAATTATGA GCCACTTAATGAACTATGGAATAGAAGATATTTTTTGACACTTCCTTATGAAGAGtgcaaaaggagaaggag CACCAGAGTCTATCAGCCAGCGGATACACCAGGATACTTCGATGGACATGTGTGGCCTAtgtatttgaaatataaaaatgaattgGAAGAGAATGCAAATATGCAAGTTG attATTTGGATGGAACAAAATCCCAAGAGGAGCTTTTATCCTATGTGTATAGTGATATAATACAGGAATTAAACAAGCTGAGGGAAGAAA atCAGCAGGTCACATCATAG
- the NMRK1 gene encoding nicotinamide riboside kinase 1 isoform X1 has translation MVEGAGICKKEELRRKPTMKVLVIGLGGVTNGGKTTLAEKLKNMLPNCDIISQDDFFKPESEVETDERGFKLYDVLDALYMDEMVTSIRNWMKSPASSGVVTEEPENARDNLKNVYILIVEGFLLYNYEPLNELWNRRYFLTLPYEECKRRRSTRVYQPADTPGYFDGHVWPMYLKYKNELEENANMQVDYLDGTKSQEELLSYVYSDIIQELNKLREENQQVTS, from the exons ATggtggaaggagcagggatATG TAAAAAGGAAGAACTGAGGAGAAAACCAACTATGAAAGTATTGGTTATTGGCCTTGGGGG TGTAACAAATGGAGGGAAAACAACGCTAGCAGAAAAACTTAAGAATATGCTTCCCAACTGTGATATAATCTCTCAAGATGACTTCTTTAAG cCAGAGTCTGAAGTAGAAACAGATGAACGTGGATTTAAGCTATATGATG TACTTGATGCCCTCTATATGGATGAAATGGTGACAAGTATTCGCAATTGGATGAAAAGCCCAGCAAGCTCAGGTGTTGTGACAGAAGAGCCAGAGAATGCACGTGAcaatctgaaaaatgtttatattttgatTGTTGAAGGCTTTCTCCTTTACAATTATGA GCCACTTAATGAACTATGGAATAGAAGATATTTTTTGACACTTCCTTATGAAGAGtgcaaaaggagaaggag CACCAGAGTCTATCAGCCAGCGGATACACCAGGATACTTCGATGGACATGTGTGGCCTAtgtatttgaaatataaaaatgaattgGAAGAGAATGCAAATATGCAAGTTG attATTTGGATGGAACAAAATCCCAAGAGGAGCTTTTATCCTATGTGTATAGTGATATAATACAGGAATTAAACAAGCTGAGGGAAGAAA atCAGCAGGTCACATCATAG